In Clarias gariepinus isolate MV-2021 ecotype Netherlands chromosome 1, CGAR_prim_01v2, whole genome shotgun sequence, one DNA window encodes the following:
- the LOC128529781 gene encoding Fc receptor-like protein 5 produces MEMQPICVMILFFSLIPVRQAQEFKPVLSVQPNSTQIFSGETVTFMCSIFGDSEHYHWVKDDVTVHSSAENSYTIKVDQSHKYKCQVSKDGGQVAWSNEVTLSVIERPKAVLTLQLDGQIFSGEEVTFTCEIPGHADTEWTYSWYKDGVQLSSYSVNRKYSFSAVESSSCKYTCSGRRKNDSQTSETSNTVTLTVSAKLKPTVSVMSQSSIYTGDRVTLSCSLQSTGWTFLWYKDQHLLSQVAKDTNTLHDTVSNAGVTMYQCKARRGNYDSELSDPVTVTVRELPKPVVSIDPDKWVYRGENVTLRCDIQDEEISYWNYSWNKDGSGVSSEQEYRISSAEMTHTEKTKPVITSSRKGDVLTGNSVTLTCTLNVQSAGWKFYWITPTQSTETETAANYYSYYFSSYSYYYSHHYITPVSVSDGGQYRCRAGRGNPVYYTHYSDALWVNVTESPKAVVTIKPENHVFRGERVTLRCKIQGGGSTEWTYRWYKNDYTQNPYRLLQNFSLSSVRNDNGGKYTCRGRRSSDSQSSEISDALTLIVSDPAETVVSVSPLSWLTEGDSVTLSCEVKHSSTGWTFSWYTDVPYRDSQGSLRYRTALLSDSSRGSGGSYTLSPVTLNHTGVYMCRAERGEPVFHTHYSEPQPLWITAESPPVSLIISPSRTQHFTADSLSLSCEDQRDSTGWTVRGYTHSKTLYNCPSVSGSTCNISSLSTSHTGVYWCQSESGGRSNSLNITVHSGDVILESPVHPVTEGNPLTLHCLYHNTKISDSGADFYKDDSVLQKQTTGEMTISSVSKSDEGFYHCTHPERGESPKSWVSVRVLGSGFIVVKVAVGLSLALVFIIILLILLWRHKSNKGKNSSQTPDQNPGQSGADDSQSGYTPLQTGTVNIYATVENTGKSETAAEHSGAVYAQVMKKNELHRNKGKDAGASDVTYTELELKPQKKARRNQVMASAGSETVYSELK; encoded by the exons tgtttttttcacTTATCCCAGTCAGACAAGCTCAAG AGTTTAAACCAGTTCTGTCTGTGCAGCCGAATTCAACACAGATATTCAGCGGTGAGACGGTTACATTCATGTGTTCTATATTTGGAGATAGTGAACATTACCACTGGGTCAAAGATGACGTTACTGTTCACAGCTCTGCTGAAAACTCCTACACTATAAAAGTAGATCAGAGTCACAAATACAAATGTCAGGTGAGTAAGGATGGAGGACAAGTGGCATGGAGTAATGAAGTGACTCTCTCAGTGATAG AGAGACCAAAAGCCGTTCTGACTCTGCAGCTTGATGGACAGATATTCAGTGGAGAGGAAGTCACTTTCACATGTGAAATACCAGGACATGCAGACACTGAGTGGACGTACAGCTGGTATAAAGATGGTGTCCAACTTTCCTCCTACAGTGTGAACAGGAAATATTCATTCAGTGCTGTAGAGTCTTCCAGCTGTAAATACACCTGCAGTGGACGGAGAAAAAACGACTCTCAGACCTCAGAGACCAGCAACACTGTTACACTCActgtgtcag CAAAACTCAAACCGACTGTAAGTGTGATGTCTCAGAGCTCCATCTACACTGGAGACAGAGTTACTCTGAGCTGTAGTCTGCAGTctactggatggacttttctcTGGTACAAAGATCAGCATCTTCTATCCCAAGTAGCTAAAGACACCAACACACTCCATGATACAGTCTCTAATGCAGGAGTAACAATGTATCAGTGTAAAGCACGCAGAGGAAACTACGACTCAGAGCTCAGTGATCCAGTTACAGTTACAGTCAGAG AACTCCCAAAACCTGTGGTGTCCATAGATCCAGATAAATGGGTGTACAGAGGAGAGAATGTCACTCTCAGATGTGATATACAGGATGAAGAGATATCTTACTGGAACTACAGCTGGAATAAAGATGGTTCTGGTGTCAGTAGTGAACAGGAGTACAGAATCAGTAGTGCTGAAATGACACACACAG aaaaaacaaaacctgtGATCACATCAAGTCGTAAAGGAGACGTCCTGACAGGaaactcagtgactctgacctgtacactGAATGTGCAGTCTGCTGGATGGAAGTTTTACTGGATCACACCCACACAGAGCACTGAGACTGAAACTGCAGCAAACTACTACTCCTACTACTTCTCCTCCTACTCCTACTACTACTCCCATCACTACATCACACCAGTTAGTGTCTCTGATGGAGGTCAGTACAGGTGCAGAGCTGGAAGAGGAAACCCAGtctactacacacactacagtgatgCACTCTGGGTAAATGTTACTG AGAGTCCTAAAGCTGTGGTGACCATAAAGCCTGAAAATCatgtgttcagaggagagagagtgactCTCAGGTGTAAAATACAGGGAGGAGGAAGCACTGAGTGGACATACAGATGGTATAAGAATGATTACACACAAAACCCATACCGCTTATTACAGAACTTCAGCCTCAGCTCAGTTAGAAATGATAACGGGGGTAAATACACCTGCAGAGGGAGGAGAAGCAGTGACTCTCAGAGCTCAGAGATCAGTGATGCTCTTACACTCATtgtatcag ACCCAGCAGAGACAGTAGTGAGTGTGTCTCCACTGAGCTGGctgactgaaggagactcagtgactctaaGCTGTGAGGTTAAACACTCCTCTACAGGCTGGACATTCAGCTGGTACACAGATGTTCCCTACAGAGACAGTCAGGGTTCCCTCAGGTACAGGACAGCGCTCCTCTCAGACAGCAGCAGAGGATCTGGAGGCTCCTACACTCTCAGTCCTGTTACTCTGaatcacacaggagtttatatgtgcagagcagagagaggagaaccagtctttcacacacactacagtgaaCCACAGCCACTGTGGATCACTG CTGAATCTCCTCCAGTGTCTCTGATCATCAGTCCCagcagaactcaacactttactgctgactctctctcactgagctgtgaggaccagagagactctactggatggacagtgagaggatacacacacagtaagacACTGTACAATTGTCCATCAGTTTCAGGATCTACATGTAACATCAGCTCCCTCTCTACATCacacactggagtttactggtgtcAGTCTGAATCTGGAGGACGCAGTAATTCTCtcaacatcacagtgcaca GTGGTGATGTGATCCTGGAGAGTCCTGTCCATCCTGTAACTGAGGGAAATCCTCTGACTTTACACTGTTTATATCACAACACAAAGATCTCAGACTCTGGTGCTGATTTCTATAAAGATGATTCAGTTCTCCAGAAGCAGACTACAGGAGAGATGACCATCAGTAGTGTCTCAAAGTCAGATGAAGGTTTCTACCACTGTACACacccagagagaggagagtcaCCGAAAAGCTGGGTTTCTGTCAGAG tctTAGGTTCTGGATTCATTGTTGTTAAAGTAGCTGTGGGACTGAGTTTGGCCTTGgtgtttattatcattttactGATTCTGCTGTGGAGGCACAAATCCAACAAAG GAAAGAACAGCAGTCAGACACCAGACCAGAACCCGGGTCAGTCAGGAGCTGATGACTCCCAGTCTGGATACACACCACTTCAGACCG GAACTGTAAACATTTATGCAACTGTGGAGAATACAGGTAAAA GTGAGACTGCAGCTGAACACAGTGGGGCCGTTTACGCACAGGTCATGAAGAAAAATGAGCTGCACAGGAATAAAG GCAAAGATGCTGGAGCCAGTGATGTGACTTACACTGAGCTTGAACTCAAGCCtcaaaaaaaagcaagaagaaaccaag TGATGGCCAGTGCTGGATCTGAAACTGTTTACTCAGAGCTAAAGTAG